From a region of the Notolabrus celidotus isolate fNotCel1 chromosome 14, fNotCel1.pri, whole genome shotgun sequence genome:
- the kcne4 gene encoding potassium voltage-gated channel subfamily E member 4: MDHHEISTASPKRLSQITQSSASSQADKTGGNAYLYILTVMSFYGVFLCGIMLGYFRSKRREKRRTNIFTRLVHEEEQREWGALPKKHSLTFPAAGTGLHSVQVSLPFCGNHSNHLGNLYYQGVLPSPLACALCTEQSSISSLCSSADTRFAIEEESDSGTAEEPEEGMKGGSENSGDDSG, from the coding sequence ATGGATCACCATGAAATCTCCACAGCTTCACCTAAACGCCTCTCCCAAATCACACAGAGCAGCGCGAGCTCCCAGGCAGACAAAACCGGCGGGAACGCATACCTGTACATATTAACAGTCATGTCTTTCTACGGAGTCTTCCTCTGTGGCATAATGCTGGGTTACTTTCGCTCCAAAagaagggagaagaggaggaccAACATCTTCACGCGCCTTGTGcacgaggaggagcagagggagtgGGGCGCGCTGCCCAAGAAACACAGCCTCACCTTTCCCGCTGCGGGCACGGGACTACACTCGGTGCAGGTGTCCCTGCCTTTCTGCGGGAACCACAGCAACCACTTAGGAAACCTCTACTACCAGGGGGTGCTGCCCTCTCCGCTCGCGTGCGCGCTGTGCACGGAGCAGAGCAGCATCAGCTCCTTGTGCTCGTCCGCAGACACGCGCTTCGCCATAGAGGAAGAATCGGACAGCGGGACGGCGGAGGAGCCGGAGGAGGGCATGAAGGGAGGCTCGGAGAACAGCGGGGATGATTCAGGCTGA